TTTTTTACTCCAAGGAAACCATTCAAGTGTAGTGGTTGTgtcttgcgtgtgtgtgtgtgtttgcacacatttttctttcttataatgtGTACACTCACAGATGATTTATGATTTCATCTTTATGTTGAAAGACTTGAGAGAAAGTTGGAGAGGATAGTACTGAAAAGAACGAATGGTTGaatcagcctaaaataaaaagaagcagagataaaGACACAAAACTTTAAATTACAATGGGtgaacttaatttttgtttttaaatttatgtatttaaattaaagttagttcacatacagtttACTATGGGTTTTAGGCATAggcccagtgattcatcgcttacctTGACACCCAGTGTTcttcccaagtgccctccttaatgcccttcacccatttagcccattcccccccccccacacacacctcctctccagcatccctgaatttgttctctttatttaagagtctcttaaggtttgcctctgtctgtttttatcttatttttccttccattcccctgtgttcatctgttttgtttcttaaattccacatatgagcaaaaccatggcatttgtctttctctgactgacttatttcactgagtatACTACCAtcgagttccatccacgtcgttgcaaaaagatctcattctttttgatggctgactaatattccattgtagggatatatcacatcttctttatccgttaaAGGGCACCTGAActccaatgttcatagcagcactatcaacaagagccaaactatggaaggacccaaatgtccactggctgatgaatggataaaaaagaatggaTCAAAAGATCATAATTTTGATCATGAGTTCCTTTCCTATCTTGTTGCCTCAAAGACATATAGTCAGAACACACTCACATTTATGCCCACAGGAATTCACTCCACCACCTGCTGGACAGAATATCtccaaattgttttaattttttttctacatattgtggggtttttaaaatataatttattgtaaaatggGCTCTCAtgcagtgtgtaaagtgtgctcttggttttgggggtagattcccatggttcatcacttacctCGTATTGTGGGTTGTTAAACTGTAAATTGCCCTTAACCAAGGAAAGCTAATGAGTGAATTGAGAGGCTTAAAGTTGGTTGtctcaaataattttattgacTATGTTCATATGAGATTCCTACTGCTGCTGTAAAATATACCCACACCAGCTGTTTGAAACAAACACAGGCTCTTACACTTCTGGAGTCAGAGGCTTGGAAGGAGTCTCAGGGCTAATAGCAAGAAGTCTGCAAGGTtcagttccttctggaggctcaggGGAGAATCTATTGCAGTCTCTGTGGCTGGCcacctcttcctccaccttcagGGCCAGCAGGGTAACATTTTCAAAGTCTTTCTGACACCAACTCTTTTGTCTCCTTCCTTAACAATTGGGGGACCGTCAGGATTACCTTAGGCTCACGTGGATAATCACAACTAATATTTTTATCTCAATGGCAGCTGACTAGCAGTCCTGTTCAATTTGCCACCTAAATCCTTCtttgttataaaaaatattttaaaggtactGGGGATTTGGAGGTGGGCATATTTGGAGTGTTGTATTCTGCCCACTACAAAGTATTTTTCTCTAAGTATATTATTTTGATCACTTACAAAAGCAATAAACACAGAATTTATGCAGCTTAATGAATGAGCAAATACTGTATTCCTTCAAAATCACATCATGCAATGACAATATTCAGTGCAGAAGACTTAAAATTACCTACACCTATCTCTAACACAGGACCGCCTCCTTGCTAATCAGAGTGTTCCACGTACGATAGTGTCCCACCTAGATCACCTAGGAACTtgtagaaatgcagattctctggGCCACTCAGGATGTGTTATCAGATTCTGCATTTGTAGTGGGATCTGTGTGGATTCACAGGCACATTGAAGTTGGAGAGATGCTGGTCTATTTGGGTTTCTACCTTTTGTGGTTGACATTTGTGGCAGGATAGTAATATTTTGGGGTGCTTCCCTTTTCCTTGTATGTGTTTGGCAGCTTCCCTTCAGACTTTGACAGGTATCCTCAGGGGAAAATGCATTtctggctgagaaccactgccccaGTGTTTGAGAACTAGAAGCATCCTGACAGAATCAAACTTAAGGGACAACTCATGCTCAGATATTAAATTCGGACAGATGACTAGATACCACGAAGCACCATTTCTACAATGCAAAGTGGACTTTTAGGCTTCTGGGTGAAAACGACatttccaggaccagatggcttcccaggagaattctaccaacatttaaagaagaggtagtacttattcttttgaagctgtgtcaaaaaaaatagaaatggaaggaagacttccaaCTTCATTCtctgaagtcagcattaccttgattctaaaactaGAGAAAGATCCCACTAAAATGGAGAATTACAGACTAATCTTTCGGATGAACATGGGTACAAAATTAtcaacaagatagtagcaaaccaaatccaacaatacgttaaaagaattattcaccacaatcaagtgggatattCCTGGGCTCTTTGAGTGGTTCGGTATCCTCAAATCAATCAATacgatacaccacattaataaaaggataagagccacatgatcctctcaatagatgctgataaaaaccctcaagaaagtaaggatagaaggaacacacctcaAGATCATAGAGGCCATGTACAAAAGACCCAGaactaatatcaccctcaatggggaaaaagttaGAGTTCTCtacctaaggtcaggaacaggacagggatgtctactctcatcacgtttgttcaacatagtgttggaagtcctagcctcggcaatcagacaacaaaaataaataagaggcatccagattggcaaggaagaagtcaaactttcactcttcattgatggcatgatactctacgtggaaaacctgaaaggttccaccaaaaattgctagaactgatgcatgaagtCAGCAAAGATGCaggatataaaaattaacatatagaaaTCGGTTGCAattctatgcaccaataatgaagcaacagaaaaagaaattaagaaatgaaccctatttacaattgcacccaaacccataaaatacctaggaataaacttaataaagAGGTACAAAAaaactgtacactgaaaactatagtaagcttatgaaagaaattgaagaagacacaaaagtataaaatattccatgttcatggattggaaaatattgttaaaatgttgatagtacTGAAAACAATGTATACATTCAATGCAAgtgctatcaaaataacaccagcattcttcacggagctagaacaaacaattctaaaatttgcatgcaCCCAGAAAcgaccacaaatagccaaagcaattgtgaaaaagaaaatcagagctgGAGActtcacaattctggacttcaagctgtataacaaagctgaaatcatcaagacagtatggtactagcacaaacacagacacatagatcaatggaacagaatagagaacccagaaatggacccacaaatgcatggacaactaatttttgacaaagcaggaaacaatatccaatggaataaagacagtctcttcagcaaatggtgctgggaaaactggacaacaacgtgaagaagaatgaacctggaccactttcttacaccatacacagaaataaactcaaaatggatgaaagacctaaatgtgagataggaaactaTTAAAATCCTACAGGTccaaacaggcaacaacctcttttaccttggctgcagcaacttcttactagacacgtttCCGAAAGCAAGGGATAGAAGGgcgaaaatgaactattggtactttatcaagataaaaatcttctgcacagcaaaggaaacaatcaacaaaactaaaagtcaactgatggaatgggagaagatatttgcaaatgacatattggataaagggttagcatccaaaatctatgaagaaattCTCAacctcaacacacaaaaaacaaataatccagtgaagaaatgggcaaaagacatgaacagacacttttcctaagaagacatcccaacggctaacagacacatgaaaagattctcatcactcatcattagggaaatacaaatgaaaactacaatgagacaccacctcacacctgtcagaatgggtaaaatgaacaactcaaacAACAACCGATGTTGgctaggatgcagagaaagaggaaccctttttcatggctggtgggaatgcaaactgatgcaagcactctggagaagagtatgcgggttcctcaaaaataaaaaatggagttaccctacaactcagcaattgcactactaggtatttatccaaaggatacaaaaatgttgattccaagggacacatgcatcccaatgtttatagcagcgctatcaacaacagccaaattatggaaagagcctaaatatcaatcaactgatgaatgtataaagaagatgtggtatatatattatattatattatattatattatattatattatatataatgtaatattgctcaagaataaaaaagaatgaaatcttaccatttgcaacaatgtggatacaactagaatgtattatactatgcgaaataagtcagtcagagaaagataaatatatcatttcactcttatgtagagttaaaaaacaaaacagatgaacataaagaggggagaaaaaaaagaataaaatagagaggggggcaaaccataagagagtcttaaagtgaacaaacagggttgctgcagaggagggcagaggaacgggctaaatgggtgatgggcaataaGGAGgatacctgttgggatgagcacagggtgttcagggaaatgatgaatcactgggttctactgttgaaaccaatactacactgtatgttaactaactgaatttacataaataaaaaaattttaaggtgtaACAAAAACCTTGGTTAGTACATTCTTTGGCTTCGTGATAGTTTCACCAAAACCATTAGGAATTTCATAGTTAGATCACAACTTAAGAGTCATTATTTACTCCCTCATGatgaagtatttatttactataaGAGATACATTTCGATTTTCTGCAGCATAGACTAGCTTAGCACCCTAAAGGGATTCTATggtttaatttttacaaaagtaCAATCTATTATGTAGTACTTTCATGAGCTGTATTTACTATTGTAGAAATGGGCTCAGAGGAATTCAATGTGCTGCTCAAAGGAACAAACCAATTAGCAAGTAGTCTTAATTGGAATGATGTCGGGATATTTCCGGTTCTGAAACTCTGGGAAGTGGTTCCCAACCAGAGTTGCTCTTGGGATTTCTGTCCATGTCTGAAGAGGTGCTTCTGAATACCATCAGCCACAGGACAACCCCCGACAAAAATAGTTATCCAGCTCCAAGGGTCAATGGCGAGAAGGTGAGGAAACCTGTTCCACACTAAGTTTTCTCCACTTCACTGTGCACACAATTCACCAGGGACTGTAgttgaaatgcaaattctgattccTCAGGTCTCCAGGGGCCCCGAGGACCCTGCTTCTCTAACAAGCTCCCTGGTGGGTTTGATGCCACTGGTCCTGGATGTGGAGCCCAGAATGAGAGCAAAGCTGTGGTCCCTCGTTAGGAGAAATTTAAGTTAGAATTAAagttgttaagatggcaatactacccaaagatctacagattcaatgataatttgaaaataacaaaaatggggtattcttggaaaacatttttaaaaccatcctaaaattaaataggggcgcctgggtggctcagtcggttgagcgccgacttcggctcgggtcacgatctcgcggtccgtgagttcgagccccgcatcgggcccctgtgctgacagctcagagcccggagcctgtttcggattctgtgtctccctctctctgaccctcccccattcatgctctgtctctctctgtctcaaaaataaataaacgttaaaaaaaattaaaaaaaaaataataaaattaaataaaattaaataaaaaatcttccaAGCATGAGCACAGGATGTCATcccatatatttatgtattctttaatttctttcaggaccattttattgtttttatttataagtctTTTGACGGCAATAAGTAACCAATCATTCACCCCAGCGAATAAATCCCCTTAAACACTGCCACTGCTATTCCATACTTGATTGAAAGATGTACAGCGTGAAAAGAAATACAGGGCATAGTAATACAAAGGAGAATTTAAACTTTGCTTTATCATAGTCGAGGTCATCTTTGACTCCAAGGCCATATTAAGTCATTCTACttatttgaatttctgtttccGTGTAGACTCCCCTGGTAGACAAGTTTTTGATAATCAGTTTTGCCAGTGACTAATGTAAGCACTGGGGACATAGAGCCTGAGAAGAAAACAGGATCCTAATTCGGAGAAAAAAGCTAATGGCCCATTATAAAACACACTGGTATGTTCATCAAGAAAAACAGTTAAGGCAGTGATAAAGGAATGACAGgctcaaaatgaaaaactgtgGTCCCAGAgttaatagaatagaatagaaggaatagaatagagaatagactagaatagaatagaataggagaatagaatagaatagaaatggtCTATTTGCCAAATTGAATTTATTCCAACAGAGAGGTAACAAATCACTATTCTTTtagtaaaactaaaaacattattATGTGGAATGATTTTGTCATTGGtgaataaattattcttttttctttaaaatttttataatttttttttattttttaagggagagagacagaggcaaaacatgagtggggcggggggggggggtggggagggcagagacaaagggagagacacaaatctgaaacaggctccaggctctgagctctcagcacagagcccaatgtggggctcgaactcggcaccaggaacctgagccgaagtcagatgctaaaccaactgagccacccaggtgcccctgtgaagaAATTATTCTTAAGGAATCCAGGCAGTTCCATGAGACAAATGAGAACTCCTAATTTTCTCATATCACAGCTTGTGAatcaatttagaaataaaagaaaaagatgaagggaAAAAGGTTGGatcacagagagggaaaaactTACTAAAATGAGGAACTAAATTGTACTGAgtggttgaaaaaataaaaattccgggaaataaatgagagaaacaaACTCTATGTCTACAAtctacttaaaacacacacacacaatttctgaCGCTAAGACTTTGAGGCTTGCAATCCTGGGAAATTCTTCAACCGCAGGACAATTGGACCTTTTCTAACTGCCATCGCAGAGAATCTCTTCAGAGCCCCTTTTATATCTttgttcctcaggctgtagatgaaggggttcagcatgggcGTGACCACCGTGTACATCACCGAGGCTGTGGCACTTGACCGTGAGCTCTGGGTAGCAGCAGAGCTGAGGTACACTCCTAGGCTCGCACAAAAAAATAAGGAGACAACTAAAAGGTGAGATGCACAGGTGGAAAATGCTTTATACTCGCCCTGAGCTGATGAGATCACACGTATGGAGGAAACTATCTTGGAGTAAGAGTAAAGGATCCCAACGAAAGGACCGCCACCCACTAGGATAGCTGAAAAATACATCACCAAGTGATTAAGAAAGGTGTCAGAACAGGCAAGTTGGATCATCTGATTGAGTTCACAGAAAAAGTGGGGGATTTCCAAGCCTGTCCAGAAGGACAGCCACAACACCATTGAAGTTTGCAACAAGGAATGCAGGACACTCGTGATCCAGGACACCAGGACCAGCAGTGCACAGAGCCGGGGGCTCATGATGACCGTGTAGTGT
This DNA window, taken from Neofelis nebulosa isolate mNeoNeb1 chromosome 4, mNeoNeb1.pri, whole genome shotgun sequence, encodes the following:
- the LOC131508489 gene encoding olfactory receptor 7A17-like, with translation MMSPIVFPRGQCNLMEPGNDTQMSEFLLLGFSDGPELQPLVFGLFLSMYLITVFGNLLILLAVSSDSRLHTPMYFFLANLSFVDICITSTTVPKMLWNIQTQSKVITYEDCITQVNFFIIFSGLDICLLAIMAYDRFVAICHPLHYTVIMSPRLCALLVLVSWITSVLHSLLQTSMVLWLSFWTGLEIPHFFCELNQMIQLACSDTFLNHLVMYFSAILVGGGPFVGILYSYSKIVSSIRVISSAQGEYKAFSTCASHLLVVSLFFCASLGVYLSSAATQSSRSSATASVMYTVVTPMLNPFIYSLRNKDIKGALKRFSAMAVRKGPIVLRLKNFPGLQASKS